Proteins co-encoded in one Capsicum annuum cultivar UCD-10X-F1 chromosome 9, UCD10Xv1.1, whole genome shotgun sequence genomic window:
- the LOC107840928 gene encoding nucleosome assembly protein 1;2 translates to MSNPKDNFNVADLSAALNAGDRADLVNVLKNKLQDLTGKHTNLLENLSPNVRKRVEVLREIQTQHDELEAKFFEERAALEAKYQKLYQPLYTKRFDIVNGVVEVDGAVTEVPAVDQEKDKAAVEKGVPDFWFTAMKNNDVLAEEISERDEAALKFLKDIKWTRIDNPKGFKLEFFFDTNPFFKNTVLTKTYHMIDEDEPILEKAIGTEIDWHQGKCLTQKILKKKPKKGSKNAKPIIKTEQCESFFNFFSPPQVPDDEEDIDEEAAEELQSLMEQDYDIGSTIRDKIIPHAVSWFTGEAAEDDFADLEDEDDDDEDDEDDEEDEDDEDDEEDDDDEDEDESGTKKKSSSAARKRIGRAHAVDAPAGERPPECKQQ, encoded by the exons atgagCAACCCCAAAGATAACTTCAATGTTGCTGATCTCAGTGCTG CTTTGAATGCAGGGGACAGAGCAGACCTTGTCAATGTTCTCAAG AATAAACTTCAGGACCTTACTGGAAAGCACACAAACTTGCTTGAGAATTTGTCCCCCAATGTCAGAAAGCGTGTTGAAGTTCTGAGAGAGATTCAG ACTCAGCATGATGAGTTGGAGGCCAAATTTTTTGAGGAGAGAGCTGCGCTTGAAGCCAAATACCAAAAGTTGTATCAGCCTTTGTATACGAAG AGGTTTGATATTGTGAATGGAGTTGTTGAAGTCGATGGTGCAGTGACAGAGGTGCCAGCAGTGGACCAGGAAAAGGATAAAGCTGCAGTGG AGAAAGGAGTTCCCGATTTCTGGTTCACTGCAATGAAGAATAACGACGTGCTAGCTGAGGAG ATTTCCGAGCGCGATGAAGCAGCACTCAAGTTTCTCAAGGATATTAAGTGGACCAGGATTGATAATCCCAAGGGATTTAAGCTTGAATTTTTCTTTGATACTAATCCTTTCTTCAAGAACACCGTGCTGACCAAAACATATCACATGATCGATGAAGATGAGCCAATTCTTGAGAAGGCCATAGG TACTGAGATAGATTGGCATCAAGGAAAATGTTTGACACAAAAGATTctgaagaagaagccaaagaagGGATCAAAGAATGCCAAGCCTATTATTAAGACGGAACAATGCGAAAGTTTCTTCAACTTCTTTAGTCCACCTCAAGTTCCAGACGACGAAGAGGATATTGATGAAGAGGCT GCTGAAGAACTTCAAAGTTTGATGGAACAAGACTATGATATTGG ATCAACTATCCGTGATAAGATTATCCCCCATGCCGTTTCTTGGTTCACTGGGGAAGCTGCCGAAGATGATTTTGCTGACTTGGAAGATGAGGATGATGACGACGAGGACGACGAGGATGATGAAGAGGACGAGGACGACGAGGATGATGAAGAGGATGACGACGATGAGGATGAAGATGAGAGCGGGACCAAGAAAAAG tcatcatCTGCTGCACGCAAG AGGATTGGTAGAGCACATGCAGTTGATGCTCCGGCTGGTGAGAGGCCACCCGAATGCAAGCAACAGTAG